Proteins encoded together in one Pseudomonadota bacterium window:
- the recO gene encoding DNA repair protein RecO, with the protein MSIGRRGQLNAAFVLHQRPYRDSSRIADLLTAEFGRVSLVARGIRSRRGGQGALLQPFRPLLVSWSGRSEMKTLNSVEAAGEAFALTGSVLFSGYYLNELLLRLTQKHDPHPELFAIYHATLERLDQGENQSRALRIFEKRLLECLGYGLNLEQTAGDSHQVDASRQYTYQVERGPQLSVAENSASYAGRSLLSLAREDLTDARSLQDARRLLRHTLDYYLGDKPLKSRQILYSMRSW; encoded by the coding sequence TGAATGCTGCGTTTGTACTACACCAAAGGCCATACCGGGACAGCAGTCGAATTGCCGATTTGCTGACCGCTGAATTTGGCCGGGTTAGCCTGGTCGCACGGGGTATCCGCTCCAGGCGCGGCGGTCAGGGGGCGTTGCTCCAGCCATTTCGGCCATTGCTGGTTTCCTGGTCCGGGCGCAGTGAAATGAAGACCTTGAATTCGGTAGAGGCTGCCGGCGAGGCCTTTGCATTAACCGGGTCAGTATTGTTTTCCGGCTATTACCTGAACGAACTTCTGCTCCGCCTTACCCAGAAACACGATCCTCACCCGGAATTGTTTGCGATATACCACGCCACGCTGGAGCGTCTGGACCAGGGTGAAAATCAATCCCGCGCCCTGAGAATATTCGAAAAAAGACTGTTGGAATGCCTGGGTTATGGCTTGAATCTGGAGCAGACCGCCGGTGACAGTCACCAGGTTGATGCGAGCCGCCAATACACATACCAGGTTGAGCGCGGGCCGCAACTTTCGGTGGCGGAAAATTCGGCCAGTTACGCTGGTCGTTCGTTGTTGTCACTGGCCAGAGAGGACCTCACGGATGCGCGCAGCCTGCAAGATGCAAGGCGCCTCCTGCGCCATACGCTGGATTATTACCTCGGTGATAAACCGCTGAAATCGAGGCAGATACTGTATTCTATGCGCTCATGGTAA